The following DNA comes from Pseudoalteromonas aliena SW19.
ATTACCTGTAACATCCAATGTCCTGCAAAAACAATCATTAACAACGTCAGTAACATTCTTGGTAAAAAAGTAAGAGTTTGTTCTTGGATTGATGTTGCACCTTGAATTATTGCAACAACAATACCCAAAATAAGCCCAGGCACAATCAAAACCAATATTAGTTTAATAATTGTATACACTGCACTGGCAATAAGTTCTACAGACATTTCTGGTGTCATGGTGACATACCAAATGTAGCGGCTAATGTACCGGCAATCATCGACCAACCATCGGCTAAAACAAACACCATTAATTTAAAGGGCAAACTAATTATTAAGGGCGATAGCATCATCATACCCATCGACATCAAAACACTACTTACCACTAAATCTATAATCAAAAATGGAATAAATAACATAAACCCAATTTGAAAAGCGGTTGTTAATTCACTTAGTACAAAAGCAGGCATCAAAACTTCAAAAGGAATTTCTTCAGCTGTTAATGTGGTTGGCTCATTTGCGATTAGCAAAACTTGCCTTAGCTCACTTTCACGAGTTTGCCTTAGCATAAAAGCGCGCAGTGGTTTCTCTGCTGTTAGTAATGCTTCTTCTAAGCCAATTGTTTCAGCCTGAAAGGGTTTATACGCATTTTGATACATATCTTGCCAGACCGGTCTCATAATGAGCATGGTAAGCATGAGTGATATTCCAATCAAAATTTTATTGGGAGGGCTTTGTTGAAGCCCCATAGCCTGTCTTAAAATGGCCAGTACAATAATAATTCGAGTAAAAGAAGTAAGTACCATCAATAAAGCGGGGATCAAGCTCAGCACAGTCATCAGTAACAGGATTTGTAACTTGACGCTATAATCCTGCCCCTGCGCTGTATCCTTTAAAGAAAATAGCGTAAGTTCTTCAGCATTTAGCCAACCTGGTACTAATAGTAATAATAGTACTAAGCTGGCTTTTAAAATTACGCTTTTATTCATTTGATTACGCTTCCTCTTGCTCAGAAGCTTTTTTTGTAATGAATTTCAGACCATATTGTCCTTCTGTCATAACCACTTCTGCTTTAGCAAAGAAAATGCCATTTACTTTAACATCTAAAGGTTCACCTGCAACTTTGTCTAGCCTTAAAACATCACCATCTTTTGCCTGGCTCAATTCGCCTAGTGTAATTTCGGTACTGGCAACTTCTAAAGTAACTAATAACGGAACATCTTGAAAAAAAGACATATTTTCAGCATTTCCTTGTGTTATCGATTTCCCTTCAAAGTCATCCATTGCATCTAGGTCTAAACCAGCTAAAGCGTTATCAAGATTTTCATTCATAATTTATGCTACTCGTTTCTTTATTTGTTAATTCTGTGATTTGAAATGCTAGGCCTGTATCTTGTTCTACAACCTGGCCTTTAAAAATATTTTTATTACCCAGTTTAAACAGTGCCGGTTCATTAAGTTCAATCGGCAAAATTTTGCCATTCATGCACTCTTTTAGCTGTTTGAGGGTCACTTTCTTCTTTGCCATTTCTATTTTGCCTTGCACTGCAAATTGCGGCCAAGCGTCCATAGAAAGGTGTTCTGCATTACTTTCTTTATGACTAATTGTCTTTGTTTTATCGCTAAAAAAAGTAATTGGTAGCCAAAGAAACCAGCTTATAACTTCATTTTCTAAAATAAAGCGCACTTTAAAAGCCAAATAATTTAATGGATCTGGAAGCTCTTCATACTTTTGAACTTCACCTAATAAAGTGGAGCGTTCTTTAAAGAGTAAGTTTTGCATTCCTTGGATCTGTCTTTGTAATAAACGGCAACATATTCTATTTTCAGTTGAACTCAGCTCTGCAGGTAGCTCAACGTCCTCATCTGATGAGGGATTTAAACTATTAAACTGTCCACCAAGGCAAAGATCGGCTGTTTTGTGGGCGCTTTTATAATCTAACGCTAAATAAGCAAAGTCTTCTTCTGGTACAAATAAAGGTGACTCAATAAAGATGCGAGGCGACTCTTTAAACCAACTTCTTATCACCGAATGATTACACTGAGATATATCAATATCAAAGCGAGTGTCATTGAAAAGCTGAGCAAGCTCTAATTCAAAAACCTTTCGCATATTTACTTTTACTTCATCCGCTTTTTTTGCGGCATAATCTAAAACACGCTGCTCTAAAGTAAGAGGAAAAGAAGTAACATCTTCAGAATCTTTAGCTTTAATTAATTTCGGCCTAAAATTTACATTTTTGCGCATATCAAAACATTTCCTGATTCATTTTTTTCATTTCAATCTTTGCTCTTTTTTATACTGAGCCTGCTGCTGTAAACGCGTGACTATTGTACTGCGTTTTTTATCATTTTTAGTCGTCCACTCCACACCTAAAAACGCCAGCTTTTCATTCACTTTTCGACGATACATTACCTTACCAACCAAGCGGCTATGCTCATCAAAAACGACTGTTACTGTATCTGGTATTGTTTTTTCATTTGGAACTAATAAGCCAACGCCACCTAAACTAATGTCTTTTGCAACCGCGTGACAAATTGAAATATCAAAGAAAAAGTTTCTTAATAGTTCAACAGAAACCCCACCTCGCTGAACAGCTTCTGGCTCAAAGTTGTCTTTAGGATTTAAATTCCAGCGTTTATAATTACGTTTGGTTTCAAATTCACTACTCATAACTACCTTCTAAACGTAGTACAGGCTTATTCGCTGTTGCAGCTCTGGCCGATTTATTTACTGGGCTGTCGATATTATCATTGTTAAACAATTCATTAAGCTCTTTTTCAGCCTTTTTTGTTAAAATTAACAGTTCAACTCGTCTATTTTCACTAGCCGTTATATCATCTTTATTTAAAGGACGATTTGAAGAAAAAGCATTTACCTGTAAAACACTGTTGATTGGCATGCCTCCGGCAGTCATAACGCGCCTTGCTTCTTGCGCCCTTGCCCCCGAAAGATCCCAGTTTCTTGAGCTTCCATCTTTAAACGTACTTGCATCACTGTGCCCAGAAATAATGATTTTATTACCAATGCCTTGAAATAAGCCGCCGAGATGTAAAAATAAATCTTCAAAAAATGGGGTCATTTCTGTTTTCGAACGCTCAAACATTCTATGGCTATCATCATCTCGTATAATAACTCTTAAGCCTGAAGGCACTTCCTCTACTAATAAGTTATTTTTCAATAGGTCTTCTTTTGTTAAATCTTGAAAGCTTTTCAAAAGTAAACTTAGCTCTGAAGACGCTTTAAAATCACTGTTAATCACTGAATTTAATTCTTTACCTTTACCTGCTTTAGGATCTATATCGCCTTTAGGTATTTGCAAAAATTCACTCATACCCGGTTTTGGTGAATCAGGTGGCGTATCTCCAGATTTGAAATGTTTTACAACAGAAGGTGAACCGCCAAGATCAACAGGGAAAGGACTATTTTGAGGATCAAAAATAGCAGGACCACCATCAAATACTGAATGAGTTCTCATATAATGCGCTATTTCTTCACGCTCAGATTCGTTGGTAATGGCCATAATCCACATGACCATAAAAAAAGCCATCATCGCTAACGTAAAATCAGCAAATGCCACTTTCCACGCTCCTCCATGCGCTTCCGCTTTTGCTTTTCTTCGGCCTCTTTTTATTATTATTTCATTATTTTTTTCCATAACTAGGCGGCCTTATTATTTATCCATTCTTCCATAGTGGTAAAAGTAGGCTTAATTTCTTCATTGATTAATTTTCTACCCGAGTCAGTAGCAACAATAGGCACATGCCCTTTTGCATGAGCAACAAGCATCGCACGTACACATTCAAGCATTGCCATTTGTTTTTTTACATATTGCTCCATCGCAGAAGCTAAAGGCGCAATTAAACAATAACAGGCAAATATACCTATAAATGTTCCTACTAACGCAGCCGCAACATGATAACCAATTTCACTCAATGCACCGTCAAGGTGTTGCATTGTTATGATAATCCCACCTACAGCCGCCAAAATACCAAAACCAGGCATCGCCTCTGCTGTATTTGCAAGGGCATGCGAAGGCTTTAATTTTTGTTCTTCTATTGTATAGATTTCTTGCTCCAGCATGGCATCAAAATCATGTGATGTAATTTTACCCATACTAAATAAACGTAAGTTATCGCAAATAAACGTCACTAATTGAGGAAATTCATACACTTTTGGGTAAGCAAGAAATATAGAGCTTGTTTCAGGGTTTTCAACATGCTCATCTAAGCCTTTAATCCCTTTAACGCGAGCCAAGTCAAGCAGTGAGTAAATAACTAACAACAGATCGTGGTACAACTCAGCGGTATTACTTCCTTTGCCACTTATAAATTGGTATTTAAGTTGGCTTAACATTTCGGTTAAAACATACTTAGAGTTGCCAACAATAAGAGCTCCAATACCTGCACCCAGTATGATCACAAATTCAGCTGGCTGCCACATAGTTGCAATATTGCCGCCGGCGAAGGCAAAGCCGCCAAGTACTGTACCTAGCACTACTAGTAAACCGATAACTCTTTGCATTATTTATCCCTCAGATATTAAATTTGTTGAAGCTTTTTGGTTAGTGTTTCGAGCGCTCTTTTATGTAACTGGCAAACTCGAGCTTCTGTAAGTTCAAGAGTGAGTGCTATCTCTTTCATATTCATTTCATGTGTATAATATAACTGTAAAAGCAGCTTTTCTCGGGTATTCATCCCGCTCATTGCTTTTTTTAACATCAATACCGTATCGGCTTTATCTTCTGAACTAGGTGAGGTAATTGACAATTTGGGATTATCTTCAAGTAAGCTCTCCAAACTCTCAATAGCTTCTGCTTGTTCGCTATACTGAAGTTTAATTAATTCATTATGCTCAATGTTAAGCGCATCACACAGCTCAGTATCTGTTGCCTCTCGACCGTGTTGCTTTCTTAATGTGCGTGTCATGTCACGAAGTTGATGAGACTGCTGCCTTAACTGCCTAGGTCGCCAATCTAAGCGCCTAAACTCATCAAGCATCGCACCGCGAATACGTTTAAATGCAAAAGCGGTAAATTTTTCATCTATATCTCGACCATAGCGCCTGAGTGATGATAATAAAGCCACCAAACCTATTTGTTGAATATCATCGTTATCAACAAGCACGCCAACTTGTGTTCGCATGTGCGCTGCCGCTCTTTTTACCAAAAAAGAATACTGGGTTAACAACTCAGTTTCTTTTGCCGGTGATAGCGTCACGAGGGGCTCTGATGTGAGCTCACCCCACTCTTCATTCAGCAACATACTAAGCGTATCCTATTGAATGAATACATTAGTGACGAGAACATTATCTAACCTTAAAGGCGTTTTATTTATTAAAACGAGGTTAAATTGCTCTAGTAATAGTTTTTGGACTGCATCGATATCTTTAAATAAAGCTTTTACGTCAGCATGACTCATATTCGCAAATTGCTTTACCAGTACATTACGCAACAATGGGGTTGCTTCTGCAGCATATACTTTATTATCAATATAAGGCGGAATTACCAAAACAAGATCCAACACTAAGTAGCGTGCATAACTCTCATCCGACACACTAATTATAAATCGCTCCATCTCATGGTACTGCGATTCAGTTATGTTCGCTTCTGTATTCGTTGAGCCTGCATCTCCTTGTTGATTAGAGTCACTATCGAGTAATTTACCAGCAAAAAATGCACCTATAATCAAAACTAAAGCGCCAACGCCTAATATTATTTTCTTCACATTTACCTCACTCTAACCAATATTAATAGTTATACTAATTTGTTTAACCAGCCTGATGATACTGTTTGTCTCAGTTCATCGTCTTGCTCGGTGTTATCAACTAACGAAATGTTTTCAGCGACCTTTTCGTCGCTATTGCTATGTTGTTGCTCTTGTTGTTTATCATCAAAATTTAAATCTACCGACACGCTACCATTTTGAGAAAGCGTTTGACGCAGTTGATCCAATGTTTGCGCAATAGCATCTCTAACTTGTGGATTGCTGGTTATTAAACTAACTGACGTTTTATCTCCATCAACACTAATAGAAATGTCTATTCGCCCTAAATTCGGAGGATCTAATCTGATCTGCGCTTTTTGTAGTTGCTGCCCTATTTGCAAATTGACCTTATCACCTAGCACATTGAGTAAGCGTTGCCCCCACTCATTTGGTCCACCCTTGAGCTTTTCTTGCCGCCATTGGAATGTATCAGCTAAGGATTCATTATGTGCAAACGGGTTAAGTACAGCTGCTTTTTGAGTTAATAAGTCACGGCTTTCAATGCTAAAACTATTGGGTAGTGCATTTAGTGTGTGCTTGTGCAAATCACTCTTATGAGTAGGTACTTCACTGATATTCGTATCAACTGAATTAACCTTGCCATTTACCGTAGGTTGTATTGATGAAGGCCGAAGTAGCCCTTGCAAACTTTGAAGTGCGATACCCGAGTGCTGTAAATTGTTATTTTTCGTTACTGTATTTAGCTCTGTATTAATAATTTGGGCCGCAGTATCTAGATTACCTACATTAAAGCCGTTATTTAAAACTGCGTTTGATTGCTCTGCATTTAAATTCACTTGAGCAGTTGCGGGGGCACTCTGCAACTTTGTTGAATTTAGCGCACTATTTATGGCTTGCTCATTAATAAGCGAAGCAGTTGCAACCTCCTTATTGGGGGGCGTTTCGGGTAAATTAGCTTGTTCAATCAGGGGCTCATCTAAAATAGCCGCGCTGTTTTCACTCTCTGCAATTTGTGAAGGTATCTCATTTAAAGTGTTGAGACCTGAACTTTTATATTGTCCAATTGAATTTAATAAAGGGTGATTAGCCGGTTGCTCTGGCGACACTTCAACGGGTTCTATAAGCAAAAATTCATCGCCTGTATCATCATCAATAGAATCTTCGTTAATTAACTGCGCGCTGTTTTCATCCATCTCTTTTTGAGTAGACAAAGCATGCTCGTCAAACGCAGGTTCGTTAACAGCAGAATCAACTGCATTCGCGTTACTTATTATTTTTTTACTGCTTGTAACATCAAATTCAGCTTTCGATGCAATATTGCCAAGTTGAATATTCATAAATCACTTCCTTCGCTCAGTTCTTTATACGCTTCAATGCCTTCTTTATTATTTTGGTGACTTTGCATTTTCACTTTGATATCTGATTGCTGTTTCGCAATTACACTTATAATTTTTGTATAGCGTTTTTTAAGTGATCTACGCTGAGGCTCTATTGAATCAAACCAAGGTTTTTTTTCAGATAAGCCAAGCAATAAGTGCATTTTTTTATCGGCTTCCTTTACTTTAAACCAATTGTTATCTTGAACTGCTCGCTCCATAGCGCAAAGTAACTGTTCAATTTTTTGCTCAGTTTGCTTCTTAGATATATCCATGAACAGTATCAACCTATAATAAAACACATTGAAATATAGCAAAAATCAAGCCAATAGCAACTCATTGTTTTTACTTAATAAAAACATTAAAAACCACCCAAAACGGAAGTTTAACTTCCGCTGCGGAAGTAGCTTGGAAGTAACTCAGCCCACTAACAAAAAAACCAGCTAAAATTAGCCGGTTTTTGTTAACTAACCTGAACTCTGGTTAAGAGGTTTACGTATTGAATCATGGTGACATTTAAATTTATTCTCTCTAGCCAGAAACAAGGCGAATTTACGCGTCAATAGCTGGCCTATTGCAAGTAAATTCAACGCAGTTAGTGCTGAAAATAGTTCAATAACAAGACTAAAGTTATGATACATAGTTGTTCCCAGCAATTGCTCTCTGCATTACCCTCCTGCATCCATGCAGTCGACTATAAGTAGTCAGTGAGTTGTTTAATACGCTAGAATGGTCATGTTTTTATAAAATGGGTATAACATAAATCATCAAGCTATTTGCGTACCCAATCCTTGCCAGCCTTCCTGCAAGTTCGTCATTACCACACGTGTTGAATCTATAAATGCCAAATCATTTTTTAAACTAGCTTGCAATAATGCTTGCCCACAGTGCTGGTAAAGTTTCTGCATGTTTAATGCAACCTCTCCCCCTTTATCAAGGTCAAGTGATGCTTCAAGGCCCCCGAGTATGCGCATTAATTTTTCAATGCTCTCGGCTTTTTTATCATAACGCTTTTGAGTAATATGCCCTGAGGCTCTTTCTAGTTCATCCAAAAAGCCATCAAATAACATCTGTACCAATTTATGTATATCTGCGCTCGCCGCTTTCGCATCAACAGACGTGCTTTTATAAGCCGAAAAGCCATCATTTAAATCTAACATTCTTAACCCCTAGCTTCCAAATTGGCCCATTGTAGATTCTAATTGCGCAATAGTCTGTTGCATTTGCGTAAATTGCGACAAATAACGCTGATACACCTGCTCCATTGAGGTGTTATGGCTTTTTTGTTGCCTCACTACAATATCTAAACTTGACTGTAGTGTATTTTTTTTGTCCGTCATTAAGCCATAGCTTTTTGTATAAGGCTCCACTCGTTTTTCAAGCTTAGACATCAAACCCGTTTCACCCTGAAGCATTTTAGTTAATGCCTCTGGGTCGTTTGTCATAGCAGCTTCTAATCGTTCATTATTGATTGTTAAATTACCGCTACGATCAAACTCAATACCTACTGAATAAAGCGTTTTTCCTTCAAACGTACCCTGAAAGTCATTTCGTAATGAACGAGCAAGACCAGAAGCCATATTATCTCGCTTTAAATTATCGTTACTTGTAATACCGTTAACTAAGCTATTAAAGGCATCAACAAAGCTTTTAACATTCGCTTTACTTGATTCTTGATCTTGTGAAACCGTTACATGAATAGGGCTATCACCTAGCGCTTGCACCTTCGTTAAGTTTAACGTTACGCCTTCAATCACATCTTCAAGTTTATTCGTTGTTGAAGTAATTGTCAGCGCAGAGCTTGCACCTAATTTTATAATAGAATCTTGGGCTGCGGTAAGTTCTGTTTTAGTGGCAATAGCATTGGTAATATCAGCGCCATTTGCATCAGCCCCTGCAGTAAAGTTTAATGAGACCTGGTTAGCCGCCCCAGACTCTTCACTGGTCATCACTAGAAAAGTTTCACTGCCAGAGCGCATTAATGTAGCTTTTACGCCACTATTATCTGCATGGCTATTTATAGCACTGGCTAAATCACTTAATTTTGCATCAGCACCCAGTGTAGAAAGGTCAACACTGAACGAATCCCCAGCTAAATCAATATTAAACTCACCATCTGTGCTTAACGTTTTTGTTGGATCAAAACTTAACGCTACTTGATGTGCTTGGGCCAATTGCTCGACAAACACATCATAATCGCCACTTGTTGCCTTACCGCTTGCCGTTAC
Coding sequences within:
- a CDS encoding FliA/WhiG family RNA polymerase sigma factor — its product is MLLNEEWGELTSEPLVTLSPAKETELLTQYSFLVKRAAAHMRTQVGVLVDNDDIQQIGLVALLSSLRRYGRDIDEKFTAFAFKRIRGAMLDEFRRLDWRPRQLRQQSHQLRDMTRTLRKQHGREATDTELCDALNIEHNELIKLQYSEQAEAIESLESLLEDNPKLSITSPSSEDKADTVLMLKKAMSGMNTREKLLLQLYYTHEMNMKEIALTLELTEARVCQLHKRALETLTKKLQQI
- a CDS encoding flagellar hook-length control protein FliK — protein: MNIQLGNIASKAEFDVTSSKKIISNANAVDSAVNEPAFDEHALSTQKEMDENSAQLINEDSIDDDTGDEFLLIEPVEVSPEQPANHPLLNSIGQYKSSGLNTLNEIPSQIAESENSAAILDEPLIEQANLPETPPNKEVATASLINEQAINSALNSTKLQSAPATAQVNLNAEQSNAVLNNGFNVGNLDTAAQIINTELNTVTKNNNLQHSGIALQSLQGLLRPSSIQPTVNGKVNSVDTNISEVPTHKSDLHKHTLNALPNSFSIESRDLLTQKAAVLNPFAHNESLADTFQWRQEKLKGGPNEWGQRLLNVLGDKVNLQIGQQLQKAQIRLDPPNLGRIDISISVDGDKTSVSLITSNPQVRDAIAQTLDQLRQTLSQNGSVSVDLNFDDKQQEQQHSNSDEKVAENISLVDNTEQDDELRQTVSSGWLNKLV
- a CDS encoding FliM/FliN family flagellar motor C-terminal domain-containing protein is translated as MRKNVNFRPKLIKAKDSEDVTSFPLTLEQRVLDYAAKKADEVKVNMRKVFELELAQLFNDTRFDIDISQCNHSVIRSWFKESPRIFIESPLFVPEEDFAYLALDYKSAHKTADLCLGGQFNSLNPSSDEDVELPAELSSTENRICCRLLQRQIQGMQNLLFKERSTLLGEVQKYEELPDPLNYLAFKVRFILENEVISWFLWLPITFFSDKTKTISHKESNAEHLSMDAWPQFAVQGKIEMAKKKVTLKQLKECMNGKILPIELNEPALFKLGNKNIFKGQVVEQDTGLAFQITELTNKETSSINYE
- a CDS encoding PilZ domain-containing protein — encoded protein: MSSEFETKRNYKRWNLNPKDNFEPEAVQRGGVSVELLRNFFFDISICHAVAKDISLGGVGLLVPNEKTIPDTVTVVFDEHSRLVGKVMYRRKVNEKLAFLGVEWTTKNDKKRSTIVTRLQQQAQYKKEQRLK
- the fliS gene encoding flagellar export chaperone FliS translates to MLDLNDGFSAYKSTSVDAKAASADIHKLVQMLFDGFLDELERASGHITQKRYDKKAESIEKLMRILGGLEASLDLDKGGEVALNMQKLYQHCGQALLQASLKNDLAFIDSTRVVMTNLQEGWQGLGTQIA
- a CDS encoding flagellar basal body-associated FliL family protein; translated protein: MKKIILGVGALVLIIGAFFAGKLLDSDSNQQGDAGSTNTEANITESQYHEMERFIISVSDESYARYLVLDLVLVIPPYIDNKVYAAEATPLLRNVLVKQFANMSHADVKALFKDIDAVQKLLLEQFNLVLINKTPLRLDNVLVTNVFIQ
- the fliD gene encoding flagellar filament capping protein FliD; protein product: MSLSALGIDPANLASQYTQIERASKDQLLNNKNSDFTNRIKAFDGLKSNLTSFYTDLKAGLKTETSLFSNSATLSDEGSLSVTASGKATSGDYDVFVEQLAQAHQVALSFDPTKTLSTDGEFNIDLAGDSFSVDLSTLGADAKLSDLASAINSHADNSGVKATLMRSGSETFLVMTSEESGAANQVSLNFTAGADANGADITNAIATKTELTAAQDSIIKLGASSALTITSTTNKLEDVIEGVTLNLTKVQALGDSPIHVTVSQDQESSKANVKSFVDAFNSLVNGITSNDNLKRDNMASGLARSLRNDFQGTFEGKTLYSVGIEFDRSGNLTINNERLEAAMTNDPEALTKMLQGETGLMSKLEKRVEPYTKSYGLMTDKKNTLQSSLDIVVRQQKSHNTSMEQVYQRYLSQFTQMQQTIAQLESTMGQFGS
- a CDS encoding FliM/FliN family flagellar motor switch protein — translated: MNENLDNALAGLDLDAMDDFEGKSITQGNAENMSFFQDVPLLVTLEVASTEITLGELSQAKDGDVLRLDKVAGEPLDVKVNGIFFAKAEVVMTEGQYGLKFITKKASEQEEA
- a CDS encoding flagellar motor protein MotB: MEKNNEIIIKRGRRKAKAEAHGGAWKVAFADFTLAMMAFFMVMWIMAITNESEREEIAHYMRTHSVFDGGPAIFDPQNSPFPVDLGGSPSVVKHFKSGDTPPDSPKPGMSEFLQIPKGDIDPKAGKGKELNSVINSDFKASSELSLLLKSFQDLTKEDLLKNNLLVEEVPSGLRVIIRDDDSHRMFERSKTEMTPFFEDLFLHLGGLFQGIGNKIIISGHSDASTFKDGSSRNWDLSGARAQEARRVMTAGGMPINSVLQVNAFSSNRPLNKDDITASENRRVELLILTKKAEKELNELFNNDNIDSPVNKSARAATANKPVLRLEGSYE
- the fliP gene encoding flagellar type III secretion system pore protein FliP (The bacterial flagellar biogenesis protein FliP forms a type III secretion system (T3SS)-type pore required for flagellar assembly.), whose translation is MNKSVILKASLVLLLLLVPGWLNAEELTLFSLKDTAQGQDYSVKLQILLLMTVLSLIPALLMVLTSFTRIIIVLAILRQAMGLQQSPPNKILIGISLMLTMLIMRPVWQDMYQNAYKPFQAETIGLEEALLTAEKPLRAFMLRQTRESELRQVLLIANEPTTLTAEEIPFEVLMPAFVLSELTTAFQIGFMLFIPFLIIDLVVSSVLMSMGMMMLSPLIISLPFKLMVFVLADGWSMIAGTLAATFGMSP
- a CDS encoding flagellar biosynthetic protein FliQ: MTPEMSVELIASAVYTIIKLILVLIVPGLILGIVVAIIQGATSIQEQTLTFLPRMLLTLLMIVFAGHWMLQVMIDWFDKLKFMLPGVFG
- the motA gene encoding flagellar motor stator protein MotA, with translation MQRVIGLLVVLGTVLGGFAFAGGNIATMWQPAEFVIILGAGIGALIVGNSKYVLTEMLSQLKYQFISGKGSNTAELYHDLLLVIYSLLDLARVKGIKGLDEHVENPETSSIFLAYPKVYEFPQLVTFICDNLRLFSMGKITSHDFDAMLEQEIYTIEEQKLKPSHALANTAEAMPGFGILAAVGGIIITMQHLDGALSEIGYHVAAALVGTFIGIFACYCLIAPLASAMEQYVKKQMAMLECVRAMLVAHAKGHVPIVATDSGRKLINEEIKPTFTTMEEWINNKAA